Proteins from one Parvibaculum lavamentivorans DS-1 genomic window:
- a CDS encoding response regulator: MWQRSEPRKNTITAETYAQLGVLVVEDTLHMATLLRGVLNGIGIRNIVSARSGEDALSALMRGRVDLAIMDDLEPPLDGLSVVRAIRLAEEDTLNQIPVIYLTTKRERSAIIAARDAGVTEILSKPFSAQQLIERMETVLTRPRTIVRSEAFTGPDRRRRDGKAIVKRREADRKP; the protein is encoded by the coding sequence ATGTGGCAGCGATCCGAACCCCGTAAAAACACCATCACTGCCGAAACCTATGCGCAGCTTGGCGTTCTCGTCGTCGAGGACACGCTGCATATGGCGACCCTTTTACGCGGCGTGTTGAACGGGATCGGCATCCGCAACATCGTAAGTGCCCGGTCAGGCGAGGATGCGCTGAGCGCGCTGATGCGCGGCAGGGTGGACCTTGCGATCATGGACGATCTGGAGCCGCCGCTCGACGGGCTTTCCGTTGTGCGGGCGATCCGGCTCGCCGAGGAAGACACGCTGAACCAGATTCCGGTGATTTACCTGACGACGAAGCGCGAACGCAGCGCGATAATCGCAGCGCGAGACGCGGGCGTGACGGAAATTCTCTCCAAGCCCTTCTCGGCGCAGCAGCTTATCGAGCGGATGGAAACGGTGCTGACGCGGCCGCGCACCATTGTCCGCTCCGAAGCCTTTACCGGCCCCGATCGCCGGCGCCGGGACGGCAAGGCCATTGTGAAGCGGCGCGAAGCCGACCGGAAGCCGTAG
- a CDS encoding flavodoxin family protein — MTKKLKVLALNGTLKSTSGDPSSTERMLTLLLEEFAKENAEGEIIRLADHDIKPGVTSDEGKGDAWPAIRKKILAADIVIAGTPVWLGQPSSIIKRAMERMNAFLSEKDDEGRMVSYGRVAAVAVVGNEDGAHHISAELFQALNDVGFTLAPNAIAYWVGEAMGSTDFKDLDEAPEAVTSAIRMLARNAAHLARQLKAEGYPPVK; from the coding sequence ATGACAAAAAAGCTGAAAGTTCTGGCTCTCAACGGAACCCTGAAATCCACGTCGGGCGATCCCTCCTCGACGGAACGCATGCTCACTCTTTTGCTGGAAGAGTTCGCAAAGGAGAACGCGGAAGGCGAGATCATCCGGCTTGCGGATCATGACATCAAGCCGGGCGTGACATCCGATGAAGGAAAGGGCGACGCATGGCCGGCGATACGCAAGAAAATTCTCGCTGCCGATATTGTCATCGCCGGCACGCCCGTCTGGCTCGGCCAGCCGTCAAGCATCATCAAGCGCGCCATGGAACGGATGAATGCCTTTCTCTCGGAGAAGGACGATGAAGGGCGAATGGTTTCCTATGGCCGCGTCGCAGCCGTCGCCGTGGTCGGCAATGAAGACGGCGCCCATCACATATCCGCCGAGCTCTTCCAGGCCCTGAACGATGTCGGCTTCACCCTTGCGCCAAACGCCATCGCTTATTGGGTCGGCGAGGCGATGGGCAGCACCGACTTCAAGGATCTCGACGAAGCGCCCGAGGCCGTGACCTCGGCCATCCGCATGTTGGCGCGCAATGCCGCGCATCTCGCTCGCCAATTGAAGGCGGAGGGCTATCCGCCGGTGAAGTGA
- a CDS encoding malonate--CoA ligase, translated as MSPSLYTLIEASFPEDRSRVALEAPGRSHGPLIWSFARLASTAARYAAFFAGLGLVKGDRIVLQVEKSPEALCVYLACLRGGFVFLPLNTAYRTDEIDYLVGDAEPALVICDPSMEEALREITARRGTPHLLTLDANARGSFMDGAEKVRDALPAAVCAAGDLAAILYTSGTTGKPKGAMLSHGNLAANGIALRDVWRFTEDDVLLHALPIFHAHGLFVACHCALLSGAKMIWQQKFERADVIRELPRATVFMGVPTFYTRLLSGEDFNRDLVRHMRLFTSGSAPLLAETFEEFRARTGHAILERYGMTETGMNTSNPYDGERRPGTVGFPLAGTQVRVVSDEGAVLEAGEIGGLQVQGPNVFTGYWRMPEKSAEEFTADGWFKTGDVAMIDVDGYVHLVGRAKDLIISGGFNVYPKEIEELVDDMPEVLESAIVGVPHADFGEAGVAVVVLRPGQMLDEATLLARLKERVANFKVPKRAFFVESLPRNTMGKVQKNLLRGDYKDACR; from the coding sequence ATGAGCCCGTCCCTTTACACCCTGATCGAAGCCTCTTTTCCCGAAGACCGTTCGCGTGTCGCGCTGGAGGCGCCAGGCCGTTCGCACGGGCCGCTCATTTGGTCGTTCGCCCGTCTGGCGTCGACGGCCGCGCGCTATGCGGCCTTCTTTGCCGGCCTCGGGCTCGTCAAGGGCGATCGCATCGTGCTTCAGGTCGAAAAATCGCCGGAAGCGCTTTGCGTCTATCTCGCCTGTCTGCGCGGCGGCTTCGTCTTCCTCCCTCTGAACACTGCCTACCGCACGGACGAGATCGACTATCTTGTCGGCGATGCCGAACCAGCCCTCGTCATTTGCGATCCATCGATGGAAGAAGCCTTGCGCGAGATTACGGCGCGGCGCGGTACGCCCCATTTGCTGACGCTCGATGCGAATGCGCGCGGCAGCTTCATGGACGGCGCCGAGAAGGTGAGGGATGCTCTTCCGGCAGCCGTGTGCGCGGCGGGCGATCTCGCCGCGATCCTCTACACATCCGGCACCACGGGAAAACCGAAAGGCGCCATGTTGAGCCACGGCAACCTGGCGGCAAACGGCATCGCGCTGCGCGACGTCTGGCGCTTCACCGAAGACGATGTGCTGCTCCATGCCTTGCCGATATTTCACGCGCATGGCCTTTTCGTCGCCTGCCACTGCGCCTTGCTGTCGGGTGCGAAGATGATCTGGCAGCAGAAATTCGAACGCGCCGACGTGATCCGGGAGCTGCCGCGCGCGACGGTCTTCATGGGCGTCCCGACTTTCTACACACGGCTCCTGTCGGGCGAGGATTTCAACCGCGACCTCGTTCGCCACATGCGGCTCTTCACCTCCGGCTCCGCGCCGCTCCTTGCCGAGACATTCGAGGAATTTCGTGCCCGCACCGGCCACGCCATTCTCGAGCGTTACGGCATGACGGAAACCGGCATGAACACCTCGAACCCCTATGATGGCGAGCGGCGCCCGGGAACGGTTGGCTTTCCGCTTGCCGGCACCCAGGTTCGCGTGGTTTCCGACGAGGGGGCGGTGCTTGAAGCCGGTGAGATCGGCGGCTTGCAAGTGCAGGGGCCCAACGTCTTCACTGGCTATTGGCGGATGCCGGAAAAGTCCGCGGAAGAGTTCACGGCGGATGGCTGGTTCAAGACAGGCGACGTCGCGATGATAGACGTGGACGGCTATGTCCACCTTGTCGGCCGCGCCAAGGACCTGATCATCTCCGGCGGCTTCAACGTCTATCCGAAGGAAATTGAGGAATTGGTCGACGACATGCCGGAAGTGCTGGAATCGGCCATTGTCGGCGTGCCGCATGCAGATTTCGGCGAGGCCGGTGTCGCCGTGGTCGTGCTGCGTCCCGGTCAAATGCTCGACGAGGCAACGCTCCTTGCCCGGCTGAAGGAGCGGGTGGCGAATTTCAAGGTGCCGAAGCGGGCCTTCTTCGTTGAAAGCCTGCCGCGCAATACGATGGGAAAGGTGCAGAAAAATCTTCTGCGCGGCGACTACAAGGATGCCTGCCGCTAG
- a CDS encoding DUF3008 family protein produces MPAKSKAQQKAAGAALAAKRGDIKKSELKGASKSMVNSMSEKELHDMASTKRKGKPAKKKS; encoded by the coding sequence ATGCCGGCCAAATCCAAAGCCCAGCAAAAAGCCGCAGGAGCCGCGCTCGCCGCCAAACGGGGCGACATAAAGAAAAGCGAGCTCAAAGGCGCATCGAAATCCATGGTCAATTCGATGAGCGAAAAGGAACTTCACGACATGGCTTCCACCAAGCGCAAAGGGAAGCCCGCCAAAAAGAAATCGTGA
- a CDS encoding transporter substrate-binding domain-containing protein, with product MRFLLYANLIAIVVLAGALARLYEGAPLPWLEAKNEQPAPSETVPPLASQPSPPLSVEQILALQLPLPNPDRPAAEAPSPARRSLVLLTEGDYRPFNYRDETGALSGFDIELAAALCLRLDADCHFETRSWEQLIPALKRGEGNAVIASLLIPVPGRQSYPAEESLIFTQSYYSTPGRFAARKDDAPVAATPAALAGKEIAVQAGSVHEAFARSRFASARLRTFATPEDAEKALAEGSVDLLFADRNELLLWTSGLSGACCRLVGSDYADAVFFGEGAGIALRAADVALRDEIDKALSALVADGTYARVSARYFTASIY from the coding sequence ATGCGATTTCTCCTTTACGCAAATCTTATCGCGATTGTCGTGCTGGCAGGCGCGCTTGCACGCCTTTACGAAGGAGCACCTCTGCCTTGGCTGGAGGCAAAGAATGAGCAGCCGGCGCCCTCTGAAACCGTGCCGCCGCTGGCATCGCAACCTTCGCCTCCGCTCTCCGTCGAGCAGATATTGGCGCTGCAGCTGCCCTTGCCGAACCCCGACCGTCCCGCCGCCGAGGCCCCGTCGCCCGCGCGCCGGTCGCTTGTGCTTCTCACGGAAGGCGACTATCGGCCCTTCAACTACCGGGATGAAACCGGTGCGCTTTCAGGTTTCGATATCGAGCTTGCCGCTGCGCTTTGTCTGCGTCTCGATGCCGATTGCCACTTCGAAACGCGGTCATGGGAGCAGTTGATCCCGGCGCTGAAGCGCGGCGAGGGCAATGCCGTGATCGCTTCATTGCTGATCCCCGTGCCCGGCCGGCAAAGCTACCCGGCGGAAGAAAGTTTGATTTTCACGCAGAGCTACTATTCGACGCCCGGCCGTTTCGCCGCCCGAAAGGACGATGCGCCGGTTGCGGCCACGCCGGCGGCGCTTGCCGGAAAAGAGATCGCGGTCCAGGCGGGGTCCGTCCACGAAGCGTTCGCCCGCTCGCGTTTTGCCAGCGCGCGCCTTCGTACGTTCGCTACACCGGAAGACGCCGAGAAAGCGCTTGCCGAAGGCAGCGTCGATCTGCTCTTCGCGGACCGCAATGAGCTTCTGCTCTGGACCTCGGGCTTGTCCGGCGCCTGCTGCCGTCTCGTCGGTTCGGACTACGCAGACGCGGTATTCTTTGGTGAAGGGGCGGGCATTGCTCTCCGCGCGGCGGATGTTGCCCTGCGGGACGAGATAGACAAGGCGCTCTCCGCGCTCGTGGCAGACGGGACCTATGCGCGCGTCAGCGCCCGTTATTTCACCGCCAGTATTTACTGA
- a CDS encoding NAD(P)/FAD-dependent oxidoreductase, giving the protein MGAGKSRQTGTSGRAKVVIVGGGFGGLYAARGLADAPVDLVLIDRQNHHCFQPLLYQVATAALSPADVAWPIRGILSDQKNATVLLDTVTGIDTARRVVETAETSIPYDHLILATGSTHSYFGNDDWAEAAPGLKRIEDATEIRRRILLAFEKAELARDEERRRRLLTFVVVGGGPTGVEIAGAIRDMARHTLAADFRNIDAGAARVLIVEAGPRILPAFNDTLAGYAKKALERMGVEVLTETKVIGCDAGGVDTEGGRIEAGTIIWAAGVVASPAGVWLQAPMQKNGQVRVAEDLSVPGVPDVYAIGDTAFVLQQDEKPVPGIAPAAKQMGSYVAKLLSARVSGRPLPGPFVYRHRGDLATIGRKSAIVQLRRMRLTGVSAWLFWGAVHVFFLIGTRNRVAVAYKWMWDYLTLQRGARLITEPAQPRTRVEPAEEERREEEKATRLGTRSAD; this is encoded by the coding sequence ATGGGCGCCGGCAAGAGCAGGCAGACCGGCACCAGCGGCCGGGCGAAGGTGGTGATTGTCGGGGGAGGCTTTGGCGGCCTTTATGCCGCGCGGGGTCTTGCGGACGCGCCTGTCGATCTCGTCCTGATCGACCGGCAGAACCATCACTGCTTTCAACCGCTGCTCTACCAGGTCGCCACGGCCGCCCTTTCGCCGGCGGATGTCGCATGGCCGATCCGCGGTATATTGAGCGACCAGAAAAATGCGACCGTGCTGCTGGATACCGTCACCGGCATCGATACCGCCCGTCGCGTGGTCGAAACCGCCGAGACGAGCATCCCCTATGATCACCTGATCCTCGCCACCGGCTCCACGCATTCCTATTTCGGCAATGACGACTGGGCGGAGGCCGCGCCAGGCCTGAAACGCATCGAGGACGCCACCGAAATTCGCCGCCGCATCCTGCTTGCTTTCGAAAAGGCGGAACTGGCGCGGGACGAGGAACGGCGGCGGCGTCTGCTGACATTCGTTGTCGTCGGCGGCGGCCCGACCGGCGTCGAGATTGCAGGTGCGATCAGGGATATGGCGCGCCATACGCTCGCGGCGGATTTTCGCAACATCGACGCGGGCGCCGCGCGCGTTCTCATCGTGGAGGCGGGCCCGCGAATTCTGCCGGCCTTCAACGATACCCTTGCCGGTTACGCGAAAAAGGCGCTTGAGCGGATGGGCGTTGAAGTGTTGACCGAGACAAAGGTCATCGGCTGCGATGCGGGCGGCGTAGATACCGAGGGCGGGCGCATCGAAGCCGGCACCATCATCTGGGCCGCGGGCGTGGTCGCGTCTCCGGCCGGTGTATGGCTGCAGGCGCCCATGCAGAAAAACGGCCAGGTCCGCGTCGCCGAGGATTTATCGGTGCCGGGCGTGCCCGATGTTTACGCAATCGGCGATACGGCATTTGTTCTGCAGCAGGATGAAAAGCCCGTGCCGGGAATAGCGCCCGCCGCGAAGCAGATGGGAAGTTATGTCGCGAAGCTTCTGTCCGCGCGTGTGAGCGGCCGCCCGCTCCCCGGTCCTTTCGTTTATCGGCACCGCGGCGACCTTGCCACGATAGGCCGCAAATCGGCCATCGTGCAGCTGCGCCGCATGCGGCTGACGGGAGTCTCCGCATGGCTTTTCTGGGGCGCCGTCCACGTCTTCTTCCTGATCGGCACGAGAAACCGCGTCGCCGTCGCCTACAAATGGATGTGGGACTATCTGACCTTGCAGCGCGGCGCCCGGCTCATTACCGAACCGGCTCAACCGCGAACGCGTGTCGAGCCGGCGGAAGAAGAACGCCGCGAGGAAGAAAAGGCGACACGCCTCGGCACGCGATCGGCCGATTGA
- a CDS encoding sterol desaturase family protein produces the protein MFEFLTLNEPALRFGAFAGVLAAMAIWEALSPRRALASGRARRWTTNLALTGTGTLLLRVAVPLLAVGVAAEAERRGVGLFHWMEVPYAAAFILSLLALDVLVYAQHVVFHRVGLLWRLHRVHHADTDVDVTTGIRFHPGETLISMAIKMAAVALLGAPVAAVILFEVVLNATAMFNHSNIALGTKTDTLLRRLIVTPDMHRVHHSVHRDEHDTNYGFSLSLWDMVFGTYRPQPRDGHTQMRLGLTAFPAPLPSGFGWSLWNPFSTDRHSDGSLPDGRGERTT, from the coding sequence ATGTTTGAGTTTCTCACCCTCAACGAACCGGCTCTGCGGTTCGGCGCCTTTGCCGGCGTTTTGGCGGCGATGGCGATCTGGGAAGCGCTGTCGCCAAGGCGTGCGCTGGCGAGCGGGCGCGCAAGGCGCTGGACGACCAATCTGGCGCTGACGGGCACGGGCACCCTCCTGCTGCGCGTTGCGGTGCCGCTTCTGGCAGTGGGCGTGGCCGCCGAGGCGGAGCGGCGCGGCGTCGGACTCTTCCACTGGATGGAGGTGCCCTATGCGGCGGCGTTCATCCTGTCGCTTCTGGCGCTCGACGTGCTCGTCTACGCGCAGCATGTCGTCTTCCACCGCGTCGGCCTTCTCTGGCGGCTGCACCGCGTCCATCATGCGGACACGGATGTCGACGTGACCACCGGCATAAGATTTCATCCCGGCGAAACTCTCATCAGCATGGCGATCAAGATGGCCGCGGTGGCGCTGCTCGGCGCGCCTGTGGCGGCCGTCATCCTGTTCGAGGTAGTGCTGAATGCGACCGCGATGTTCAATCACTCGAATATCGCACTCGGCACGAAGACGGACACCCTGCTCCGGCGGCTCATTGTGACGCCCGACATGCACAGGGTTCATCATTCTGTTCATCGCGACGAACACGACACGAATTACGGGTTCAGCCTGTCGCTGTGGGACATGGTTTTCGGGACCTACCGGCCGCAACCGCGGGACGGACATACGCAGATGCGACTGGGGCTGACGGCATTTCCGGCTCCCTTGCCATCCGGGTTCGGCTGGAGCCTGTGGAATCCATTTTCAACGGACAGACATTCGGATGGGAGCCTGCCGGACGGGCGCGGGGAGCGGACGACATGA
- a CDS encoding BCCT family transporter: protein MAEEKPGAEKSRLFQANAPVFFGSVILVLAALVFSVRDPANAANIFASVQSWIIHEMGWFYVASVATFLIFSVGVAASSMGAIKLGPDDSEPDFSTASWFAMLFSAGMGIGIMFYGVAEPVLHFASPPVGEGETLDAARNAMQLAFFHWGLHAWAIYAVMGMALAYFSFRHGLPLTVRSALYPLIGERIHGWIGHLVDIFAVFGTMFGVATSLGLGVMQVNAGLNYLFDIEMALGVQLALIAGITLLATASVASGINAGIRRLSELNLGLALLLMLFVLFVGPTVFLLQAAMQNTGGYLSDIIGKTFTLYAYQPNEWIGNWTLFYWGWWISWSPFVGMFIARISRGRTIRQFVVGVLLVPSGFTFLWFTVFGNTALAMQLDGSAEMVGAVQADVAVALFQFLEHLPLAGISMSLATLLVVTFFVTSSDSGSLVIDIITSGGKAEPPVWQRVFWALMEGVVAAVLLLAGGLAALQTGAIASGFPLAAILLIVCYGLFTALRRETQRQKSLQFGIPIVASHPPLAWKQRLGTLLHQPTRERASAFMRDVVGPALNEVAVEIRHRGLEVDVTATERKTQLSVGHGASDDFLYGVALRSVPVPSFAITALEGEREGPDHTWRAEVALREGGQRYDILGYTKEQVIADLLGQYERHMHYLNLHRAG from the coding sequence ATGGCCGAAGAAAAACCGGGCGCGGAAAAATCCCGTCTCTTTCAGGCAAACGCGCCGGTCTTTTTCGGGTCCGTCATCCTCGTTCTGGCGGCGCTTGTCTTCTCCGTCCGCGATCCGGCGAATGCCGCCAACATTTTCGCTTCGGTTCAGTCATGGATCATCCATGAGATGGGCTGGTTCTATGTCGCCTCCGTCGCGACATTCCTGATTTTCTCCGTCGGCGTCGCCGCGAGTTCCATGGGTGCGATCAAGCTCGGCCCGGATGACTCCGAACCCGATTTCTCGACGGCGTCCTGGTTCGCCATGTTGTTCAGCGCCGGCATGGGCATCGGGATCATGTTCTACGGCGTCGCGGAGCCGGTGCTGCATTTCGCCAGCCCGCCGGTGGGCGAGGGGGAGACGCTGGACGCCGCGCGCAATGCAATGCAACTCGCCTTCTTTCACTGGGGGCTTCACGCCTGGGCGATCTATGCCGTGATGGGTATGGCGCTCGCCTATTTTTCCTTCCGTCACGGACTGCCGCTCACGGTGCGCTCGGCGCTCTATCCGCTGATCGGCGAGCGTATCCACGGCTGGATAGGGCACCTCGTCGACATCTTCGCCGTCTTCGGCACGATGTTCGGCGTCGCTACCTCGCTCGGCCTTGGCGTGATGCAGGTAAATGCCGGCCTCAACTACCTGTTCGACATCGAGATGGCGCTCGGCGTTCAGCTCGCCCTGATCGCAGGCATAACGCTTCTGGCGACCGCCTCCGTCGCTTCCGGTATCAATGCGGGCATTCGCCGCCTCTCTGAGCTCAATCTCGGCCTGGCGCTGCTGCTCATGCTTTTCGTGCTGTTTGTGGGGCCGACTGTCTTCCTGCTGCAGGCGGCCATGCAGAATACAGGCGGCTATTTGAGCGACATCATCGGCAAGACATTCACGCTCTACGCCTATCAGCCGAATGAATGGATCGGAAACTGGACCCTCTTTTACTGGGGATGGTGGATTTCATGGTCTCCCTTCGTCGGCATGTTCATCGCGCGCATTTCGCGCGGCCGCACAATCCGCCAATTTGTTGTGGGCGTGCTCCTCGTGCCGTCCGGCTTCACCTTCCTCTGGTTCACCGTGTTCGGGAATACGGCGCTCGCTATGCAGCTTGATGGTTCGGCCGAGATGGTCGGCGCCGTCCAGGCCGATGTCGCGGTCGCGCTTTTTCAGTTCCTCGAGCACCTTCCCCTTGCCGGTATCTCGATGTCGCTCGCAACGTTGCTTGTCGTGACCTTCTTCGTCACATCGTCGGATTCCGGGAGCCTCGTCATCGACATCATCACCTCGGGCGGTAAAGCGGAGCCTCCGGTCTGGCAGCGCGTATTCTGGGCCTTGATGGAGGGCGTGGTTGCGGCCGTGCTGCTGCTGGCGGGCGGTCTGGCCGCGTTGCAGACAGGCGCCATCGCCAGTGGCTTTCCGTTGGCCGCCATTCTGCTCATCGTCTGCTACGGCCTCTTCACCGCTCTCCGCCGGGAGACGCAACGCCAGAAGAGCCTTCAATTCGGCATTCCGATTGTCGCGAGCCATCCGCCCCTCGCCTGGAAACAGCGTCTCGGGACGCTTCTTCATCAGCCGACGCGCGAGCGGGCATCGGCTTTCATGCGCGATGTCGTGGGCCCCGCGCTCAATGAGGTCGCGGTGGAAATTCGTCATCGCGGTCTTGAGGTGGATGTCACCGCAACCGAGAGGAAGACACAACTGTCGGTCGGGCATGGCGCCAGCGACGATTTCCTCTATGGCGTCGCGCTTCGGAGCGTACCGGTCCCAAGCTTTGCCATCACTGCGCTTGAAGGTGAGCGCGAAGGGCCGGATCACACCTGGCGCGCGGAAGTCGCCCTGCGTGAGGGCGGTCAACGCTACGATATTTTGGGTTACACCAAGGAACAGGTGATCGCGGACCTTCTGGGGCAGTATGAGCGGCACATGCATTATCTGAATCTGCACCGGGCCGGATAG
- a CDS encoding glycosyltransferase codes for MAVEAGLVQPEALAPALEKQAHWGGPLGRILVSIGAMRVADVARLYGRQRGLPFVDLQEEPHETSLASSERLDFYLREMCLPWRRRAGETIYVAADPDRSRAAITGQEGRPLPVFVTSPRDISRTVTRAFGQALTDRAIFHLRRQMPESSAAYRLSAPQSAFLLLVALALLTFLATAPISLLSGATATIGITFLLIATLRYMSIFIGLLAEPTREELAFSNYGVPLDKDLPVYTVMVPLFREASVLPILATALRELDYPASKLDIKFIFEESDVETYEAAKALRLPDHFEFIVVPTSFPQTKPKACNFALPFARGEFLVIYDAEDAPEPQQLKKAVSAFRLGDEKLACVQAQLNYYNWRENWLTRQFALEYAAFFDLMLPTMARLRLPIPLGGTSTHFRTELLRNAGAWDPNNVTEDADLGLRFALHGYRCSIIRSTTEEEANCKLPNWVRQRSRWIKGWMQTYLVRMRHPVRLYRALGLRGFIGFQVLIGGSTLSSLLHPFLYLGLIVPLIESGLAGDLTGLTVFHLLVLVSGYALAVSAGLAAASARGLPQLFIHTLTMPAYWLLLSFAAYKALWQLVVKPFHWEKTDHGISRMLPARLKGPVSSQFVSPH; via the coding sequence ATGGCGGTGGAAGCGGGGCTGGTTCAGCCGGAGGCATTGGCACCGGCGCTCGAAAAGCAGGCGCATTGGGGCGGACCGCTCGGCAGAATTCTCGTCAGCATCGGCGCCATGCGAGTGGCAGACGTGGCGCGGCTTTACGGACGGCAGCGCGGCCTCCCCTTCGTCGACCTGCAGGAAGAGCCGCATGAGACGAGCCTCGCCAGCTCGGAACGGCTCGATTTCTATCTTCGCGAAATGTGCCTGCCGTGGCGGCGGCGCGCCGGTGAGACGATCTATGTGGCCGCCGATCCGGATCGCTCGCGCGCAGCCATTACGGGACAAGAGGGGCGGCCGCTGCCGGTCTTCGTAACCTCGCCGCGCGACATCAGCCGCACCGTGACGCGCGCATTCGGCCAGGCGCTGACGGACCGGGCGATTTTTCATCTGCGGCGACAAATGCCGGAAAGTTCCGCCGCCTACCGCCTCTCCGCGCCGCAATCGGCTTTTCTTCTGCTGGTGGCCCTCGCGCTGCTGACCTTTCTCGCCACGGCGCCGATATCTTTGCTGTCGGGAGCGACTGCCACAATCGGCATCACATTTCTCCTGATCGCCACGCTCCGCTATATGTCGATCTTTATCGGCCTGCTGGCAGAGCCGACGCGCGAAGAGCTCGCCTTCAGCAACTACGGCGTACCGCTCGACAAGGATCTTCCCGTCTACACGGTGATGGTGCCGCTTTTTCGCGAAGCAAGCGTGCTGCCTATTCTTGCGACGGCATTGCGCGAACTCGACTATCCGGCATCGAAGCTCGACATCAAGTTCATCTTCGAAGAGAGCGATGTTGAAACCTACGAAGCGGCAAAGGCGCTCAGATTACCGGATCATTTCGAGTTCATCGTCGTACCCACGAGCTTTCCGCAGACAAAGCCCAAGGCATGCAATTTCGCCCTGCCTTTCGCCCGAGGCGAATTCCTCGTCATTTACGACGCGGAAGACGCGCCCGAGCCGCAGCAGCTGAAAAAGGCGGTTTCTGCGTTCCGGCTCGGCGACGAAAAACTCGCCTGCGTTCAGGCCCAGCTCAACTACTACAACTGGCGGGAGAACTGGCTGACGCGGCAGTTCGCACTTGAATATGCGGCCTTCTTCGATCTGATGCTGCCGACCATGGCGCGGCTGCGGCTGCCGATACCGCTTGGCGGCACGTCCACCCATTTTCGCACCGAACTGCTACGGAATGCCGGCGCGTGGGACCCGAACAATGTAACGGAGGATGCCGATCTCGGGCTCCGTTTCGCCCTGCATGGTTATCGCTGCAGCATCATCCGCTCGACGACCGAAGAGGAGGCGAACTGCAAGCTGCCCAACTGGGTCCGCCAACGCTCGCGCTGGATAAAGGGCTGGATGCAAACCTATCTCGTTCGCATGCGGCATCCCGTGCGCCTCTACAGGGCGCTGGGCTTGCGCGGCTTCATCGGCTTTCAGGTCCTGATAGGCGGTTCGACGCTTTCCAGCCTCTTGCACCCCTTCCTCTATCTCGGCCTGATCGTGCCGCTGATCGAGAGCGGACTTGCCGGCGATCTGACCGGTCTCACGGTCTTTCACCTGCTGGTTCTGGTTTCGGGTTACGCGCTGGCGGTCTCCGCGGGACTTGCCGCTGCTTCGGCACGCGGCCTTCCCCAGCTCTTCATTCACACCCTGACAATGCCCGCCTATTGGCTGCTGCTTTCGTTCGCCGCCTACAAGGCCCTGTGGCAGCTTGTGGTAAAGCCGTTTCATTGGGAAAAAACGGATCATGGCATCAGCCGCATGCTGCCGGCCAGGCTGAAAGGGCCGGTTTCCAGCCAGTTTGTCTCGCCGCACTAA
- a CDS encoding SixA phosphatase family protein, translated as MKRLCLMRHAKSDWSDPANDDFTRPLNARGTTAAAFMARYIAASPYRPDAVLCSTAARATQTCMPLCDALGPNVPVVYRDELYHAMPDTMLTEIRRVPANVETLLVVAHNPGLVLLAMALAEDPDDETALRIAHGVPTGGFIVIDFDIDAWTDIRENAGRPEFFVRPRDLMTEGAEGKSGTSAGQ; from the coding sequence ATGAAACGACTTTGCCTTATGCGCCATGCGAAATCGGACTGGAGCGACCCTGCCAACGATGATTTCACACGGCCGCTCAACGCGCGTGGCACGACCGCGGCGGCATTCATGGCACGGTATATCGCGGCATCGCCCTACCGGCCGGACGCCGTTCTTTGTTCGACCGCAGCGCGCGCAACGCAAACCTGCATGCCGCTTTGCGACGCGCTCGGCCCCAACGTGCCGGTGGTTTACCGCGATGAGCTTTATCACGCGATGCCGGACACGATGCTCACCGAAATCCGGCGCGTGCCGGCCAATGTGGAAACGCTGCTTGTGGTCGCCCATAATCCGGGGCTGGTGCTGCTCGCAATGGCGCTTGCCGAGGACCCGGACGATGAAACGGCGCTGCGCATCGCGCATGGCGTGCCGACGGGCGGCTTCATTGTCATCGATTTCGATATCGACGCCTGGACGGATATCAGGGAGAACGCGGGCCGTCCCGAATTCTTCGTCAGACCGCGCGACCTGATGACCGAGGGGGCCGAAGGAAAAAGCGGGACAAGCGCGGGTCAGTAA